The Burkholderia ambifaria AMMD genome has a segment encoding these proteins:
- a CDS encoding HEPN domain-containing protein translates to MTVDSKIISRLDELVELGKRVLATRRSPTPGFLTGDFVDVQLANQWLTSCLNLLSRVLGENSAHYQRVKEQFPEYPKWANVDQAFGVLLAAKDDYESGSIFSIKTLIEAEVFDEFLGQAEHLLEAGYFQPAAVLAGSVLEDGLRKLCLANDVTLPDKAKLDWMNSELAKKGKYSKLMQKRITAIADLRNSAAHGKWDEFEKSDVESMLRDVRDFMTKYYD, encoded by the coding sequence GTGACTGTCGACTCCAAAATTATTTCCCGCTTGGACGAATTGGTCGAGTTGGGCAAGCGTGTACTAGCGACTCGGCGCTCTCCCACGCCCGGCTTTTTAACCGGTGACTTCGTTGACGTTCAACTTGCAAACCAATGGCTCACAAGTTGCCTTAACCTTCTGTCCAGAGTGCTAGGGGAAAACAGCGCCCACTATCAACGCGTCAAGGAACAGTTCCCGGAATACCCTAAGTGGGCGAATGTTGATCAAGCTTTCGGGGTTCTACTTGCGGCGAAGGACGACTACGAATCTGGAAGCATCTTCAGCATTAAGACGCTTATCGAAGCAGAGGTCTTTGATGAGTTCTTGGGCCAAGCAGAGCACCTATTGGAGGCAGGCTATTTTCAGCCGGCGGCTGTCCTTGCTGGAAGCGTCTTAGAGGATGGTCTGCGAAAACTCTGCTTGGCAAACGACGTGACGTTACCGGATAAAGCAAAGCTAGATTGGATGAATTCCGAATTGGCAAAGAAGGGAAAATACTCAAAGCTCATGCAGAAAAGAATCACTGCGATTGCCGATCTTCGGAACAGTGCTGCACATGGCAAGTGGGACGAATTCGAGAAATCGGATGTGGAATCAATGTTGCGCGATGTACGCGACTTCATGACCAAATATTACGACTAG
- a CDS encoding DUF4148 domain-containing protein, which yields MRKLPRTRSILPALMILLAGCAAGGMPYSGPHLTPTECRDLAALRTNAPPTMAQHQSELAALRKAGYDPSPWYDDPYYPDDLQAAQRLVDYWFETECQHLQPG from the coding sequence ATGAGAAAGCTACCTAGAACACGGTCAATACTTCCGGCTCTGATGATTTTGCTCGCCGGCTGTGCCGCTGGCGGCATGCCGTATAGCGGGCCGCACCTCACTCCAACAGAATGCCGCGACCTAGCGGCGCTCAGGACAAACGCGCCCCCTACGATGGCGCAACACCAGAGCGAACTCGCTGCCCTGAGGAAAGCGGGCTACGACCCGTCACCGTGGTATGACGATCCCTACTACCCGGATGATCTACAAGCGGCACAGCGCCTGGTCGACTATTGGTTCGAAACGGAGTGCCAGCACCTTCAACCCGGCTGA
- a CDS encoding methyltransferase family protein encodes MAVTRKVAIVSSVSALVYLGLAVLGIGGFAAFFSHPQLTVIAVATLALAAAALLTEGNLNAGEREDRDNRWVLPAFAASGFLLAYVPALTDRLDVWTFGGDTVRWIGVVLYVAGGMLRLWPVFVLGKRFSGLVAIQPGHTLVTDGIYRRIRNPSYLGLIVNALGWAFAFRSGVGLLLVALTMVPLVARIRSEEALLRAQFGAEYDAYCAHTWRLLPGVY; translated from the coding sequence ATGGCCGTTACGCGCAAGGTCGCAATCGTGTCGAGCGTGTCCGCGCTCGTCTACCTCGGGCTCGCCGTGCTCGGCATCGGCGGGTTCGCCGCCTTCTTTTCGCACCCGCAACTGACCGTCATCGCCGTCGCGACGCTCGCGCTGGCCGCCGCCGCGTTGTTGACCGAAGGCAACCTGAACGCCGGCGAACGCGAGGACCGCGACAACCGCTGGGTGCTTCCGGCCTTCGCGGCCAGCGGGTTTCTGCTTGCTTATGTGCCCGCGCTGACCGACCGGCTCGACGTGTGGACCTTCGGCGGCGATACGGTGCGGTGGATCGGCGTGGTGCTGTATGTCGCCGGCGGCATGCTGCGCCTCTGGCCCGTGTTCGTGCTCGGCAAGCGCTTCAGCGGGCTGGTCGCGATCCAGCCGGGCCACACGCTGGTCACGGACGGCATCTATCGCAGGATCCGAAATCCGAGCTATCTCGGCCTGATCGTGAATGCGCTCGGCTGGGCGTTCGCGTTCCGATCGGGCGTCGGGCTGCTGCTCGTCGCGCTAACGATGGTGCCGCTCGTCGCGCGCATCCGTTCCGAGGAAGCGCTGCTGCGCGCGCAGTTCGGCGCCGAATACGACGCGTACTGCGCGCATACCTGGCGGCTGCTTCCGGGCGTGTATTGA
- a CDS encoding serine hydrolase domain-containing protein translates to MTIPFKSLILRGVAIALVAALGYTGYMLSRLAPIATGYAAKALCSGVFVSGRPAASVIDVDIMAGVHPLLKLVRPSLDPEHHRAVATFAGFARREADFRPGLGCTLALGPSPGMLPASLPPVADPPSVNDAAPAAPPAGIDARKLHIALDRAFDEPDPARPRRTRAVVVMWRGHVIAERYAPGFTADTPLPGWSMTKTVTAALAGVLVAQHKLSADASALLPEWRASGDARAAITLDELLRMTSGLEFNEDYDDPLSDVAVMLFTQPDTARFASAKPLVAQPGTQWYYSSGTSAIVARVMREALGGTEADYLAFPRRALFEPLGMHSAVFEPDAAGTLGSPSYLYASAHDWARFGQLLLQDGVWNGQRLLPEGWVRYLTRATPQSTHQEFGAHLWVKVPEPFNDRDPHASAMPADAFHAVGHEGQFVSVVPSRELVVVRLGLSRPESAWNHEAFLARVLDAVPASGS, encoded by the coding sequence ATGACGATCCCCTTCAAATCGCTGATCCTGCGCGGCGTCGCAATCGCGCTCGTCGCCGCGCTCGGCTACACCGGCTACATGCTGTCGCGGCTCGCTCCGATCGCGACGGGCTATGCGGCGAAGGCGCTGTGTTCCGGCGTGTTCGTGTCTGGCCGTCCGGCAGCATCGGTGATCGACGTCGACATCATGGCCGGCGTGCATCCGCTGCTGAAACTGGTGCGCCCGTCACTCGATCCCGAGCATCACCGCGCGGTCGCGACGTTCGCCGGTTTCGCGCGACGCGAGGCGGATTTCCGGCCCGGGCTCGGCTGCACGCTCGCGCTCGGGCCGTCGCCCGGCATGCTACCGGCCTCGCTGCCGCCCGTCGCCGATCCCCCATCCGTGAACGATGCCGCGCCGGCCGCACCGCCCGCCGGCATCGACGCACGCAAGCTGCACATCGCGCTCGACCGCGCGTTCGACGAACCCGATCCGGCGCGGCCGCGGCGCACCCGTGCCGTCGTCGTGATGTGGCGCGGCCACGTGATCGCCGAACGCTACGCACCGGGCTTCACGGCCGACACGCCGCTGCCCGGCTGGTCGATGACGAAGACCGTGACGGCCGCGCTGGCCGGCGTGCTCGTCGCGCAGCACAAGCTGTCGGCGGATGCGTCGGCGCTGCTGCCCGAATGGCGCGCCAGCGGCGATGCACGCGCGGCGATCACGCTCGACGAGCTGCTGCGGATGACGAGCGGCCTGGAATTCAACGAAGACTATGACGACCCGCTGTCCGACGTCGCCGTGATGCTGTTCACGCAGCCCGACACCGCGCGCTTCGCGTCGGCCAAGCCGCTCGTCGCGCAGCCCGGCACGCAGTGGTACTACTCGAGCGGCACGAGCGCGATCGTCGCGCGCGTGATGCGCGAAGCGCTGGGCGGCACCGAGGCCGACTACCTCGCGTTTCCGCGCCGTGCGCTGTTTGAGCCGCTCGGGATGCACAGCGCCGTGTTCGAGCCCGATGCGGCCGGCACGCTCGGCAGCCCGTCTTATTTGTATGCGAGTGCGCACGACTGGGCGCGCTTCGGGCAGCTTCTGCTGCAGGACGGGGTGTGGAACGGGCAGCGGCTGCTGCCGGAAGGCTGGGTGCGCTACCTGACGCGCGCGACGCCGCAATCAACGCACCAGGAATTCGGCGCGCATCTTTGGGTGAAGGTGCCGGAGCCGTTCAACGATCGCGATCCGCATGCGAGCGCGATGCCCGCCGACGCGTTTCATGCGGTCGGTCATGAAGGCCAGTTCGTGAGCGTGGTGCCGAGCCGCGAGCTGGTGGTCGTGCGGCTCGGGTTGTCGCGGCCGGAATCGGCGTGGAACCACGAAGCGTTTCTCGCGCGCGTGCTCGACGCCGTACCGGCATCCGGCTCGTGA
- a CDS encoding alpha/beta fold hydrolase yields MTLPLVFLPAMPCDGRMYGDQLERLSDLVAPSVHVLAYPTFAESAESLLLSIDGPFIIAGTAYGGCLAMEVLARAPERVRGIWLMNCQPGAHPYPDVVRATSRRIRTG; encoded by the coding sequence ATGACACTACCGCTCGTCTTTTTGCCCGCAATGCCGTGCGACGGACGCATGTATGGGGATCAACTCGAAAGGTTGAGCGATCTGGTCGCGCCGTCTGTTCATGTGCTTGCCTATCCTACGTTCGCGGAAAGTGCTGAGAGCTTGCTTCTTTCCATTGACGGCCCATTCATCATCGCAGGCACGGCCTACGGTGGCTGCCTCGCGATGGAAGTGCTGGCGCGTGCGCCCGAACGTGTACGTGGAATCTGGTTGATGAACTGCCAGCCGGGGGCACATCCGTATCCGGACGTAGTTCGCGCCACCAGCCGGAGGATTCGGACGGGGTAG
- a CDS encoding DUF4917 family protein, giving the protein MTHKIFDWLDIAGDFSETLLVGNGASVAVHGEFGYRGLYEAAQVHRFIDAAVQDVFTKFETNDFELVLRRLWQTKQVNTALGIAVKEVDDAYSAVRGALIKTVQRVHVSYEDAKASLSPIYKFMRQFRTVISLNYDLIVYWAAQFGNDDLGSRYHFKDGFNRSVFADNWAMYRESYGGIENPTIFCYPHGNIALGMTMSLDEQKILAVSQDLLNSIIDAWNTGTCAPIFVCDGTSKQKIEAISKSNYLRSVYDGPLSEVGESLVIYGWGIAKQEEHILKRIGEAAPKRIAVSVYDGMQTYCDHAHRVLSDIGVRDIRFFHSNSDGAWNNPVPLTP; this is encoded by the coding sequence ATGACTCATAAAATCTTTGATTGGCTGGACATTGCCGGAGACTTCTCAGAAACTTTGTTGGTCGGAAATGGAGCCAGCGTTGCAGTACACGGCGAATTCGGATACAGGGGCCTATACGAAGCGGCACAAGTGCATCGCTTTATCGACGCTGCGGTACAGGACGTCTTCACGAAGTTTGAAACGAACGATTTTGAACTCGTGCTTCGCCGGCTGTGGCAGACGAAACAGGTAAATACCGCGTTGGGCATTGCCGTGAAGGAGGTGGACGACGCCTACTCGGCGGTACGTGGTGCCTTGATTAAGACGGTCCAAAGGGTGCACGTGTCCTATGAAGACGCCAAGGCGTCCCTTTCGCCCATCTACAAGTTCATGCGGCAATTTCGAACTGTCATATCGTTAAACTACGATCTCATCGTCTATTGGGCGGCACAGTTCGGAAATGACGATCTGGGGAGCAGATATCATTTCAAGGACGGATTCAACCGAAGCGTTTTCGCTGACAACTGGGCGATGTATAGAGAATCATATGGCGGCATCGAAAATCCGACCATTTTCTGCTATCCGCATGGCAATATCGCGCTCGGCATGACAATGTCTCTTGACGAACAGAAGATATTGGCTGTTTCGCAGGATTTGTTGAACTCAATCATTGATGCCTGGAATACCGGGACTTGTGCGCCGATTTTTGTTTGTGACGGTACGTCTAAGCAAAAAATCGAAGCTATCTCGAAGTCGAACTACCTCCGAAGCGTGTACGATGGTCCGTTAAGCGAAGTCGGTGAGTCACTAGTGATTTATGGTTGGGGCATCGCGAAACAAGAGGAACATATTCTAAAACGGATAGGAGAAGCCGCTCCGAAGCGGATCGCTGTTTCCGTGTATGACGGCATGCAGACCTACTGCGACCACGCACATAGAGTCCTTTCGGATATTGGTGTCAGGGACATACGGTTCTTTCACTCCAATAGCGATGGAGCTTGGAACAATCCGGTTCCCTTGACTCCCTAG
- a CDS encoding glutathione S-transferase family protein: MLHILGKIPSINVRKVLWLCTELNLPFEQEDWGAGFRTTNDPAYLALNPNGLVPVIKDDGFVLWESNTIIRYLANRYGGDALYPAEPQARARVDQWIDWQGSDLNRSWVGAFLGLVRKSPEHQDPAAIAQSIAGWTKHMQVLNAQLEATGAFVAGDHFTLADIPIGLSVNRWFGTPFEHPDFPAAKRYIERLATREGFKQYAGSANP; this comes from the coding sequence ATGCTGCACATCCTCGGCAAGATTCCGTCCATCAACGTGCGCAAGGTGCTGTGGCTGTGCACCGAACTCAACCTGCCGTTCGAGCAGGAAGACTGGGGCGCGGGCTTTCGCACGACCAACGACCCGGCCTATCTCGCGCTGAATCCGAACGGCCTCGTGCCCGTCATCAAGGACGACGGCTTCGTGCTGTGGGAGTCGAACACGATCATCCGCTATCTCGCGAACCGTTACGGCGGCGACGCGCTCTATCCGGCCGAGCCGCAGGCGCGCGCGCGGGTCGATCAGTGGATCGACTGGCAGGGCTCGGACCTGAACCGTTCGTGGGTCGGCGCGTTCCTCGGCCTCGTGCGCAAGTCGCCCGAGCACCAGGACCCGGCGGCGATCGCGCAGTCGATCGCGGGCTGGACGAAGCATATGCAGGTGCTGAACGCGCAGCTCGAAGCGACCGGCGCGTTCGTGGCCGGCGACCACTTCACGCTCGCGGACATTCCGATCGGCCTGTCGGTGAACCGCTGGTTCGGCACGCCGTTCGAGCATCCGGACTTCCCGGCGGCGAAGCGCTATATCGAGCGTCTGGCGACGCGCGAGGGCTTCAAGCAGTACGCGGGCAGCGCGAACCCGTAA
- a CDS encoding HIT family protein, which produces MSYDNNNPFARILRGELPCVKVAEDDATLAIMDLMPQADGHVLVIPKEPAAQIFELSGDAAAAGIRMTQRVAAAVRAALGPDGVFIGQFNGAAAGQTVPHVHFHVIPRWEGVELRLHARDIADAAALESVAQRIRERFV; this is translated from the coding sequence ATGTCCTACGACAACAACAACCCGTTCGCCAGAATCCTGCGCGGCGAACTGCCGTGCGTGAAGGTCGCCGAAGACGACGCAACCCTCGCGATCATGGATCTCATGCCGCAGGCCGACGGTCACGTGCTCGTGATCCCGAAGGAGCCGGCCGCGCAGATCTTCGAGCTGTCCGGCGATGCGGCCGCGGCCGGCATCCGGATGACGCAGCGCGTCGCGGCGGCCGTGCGCGCGGCGCTCGGGCCGGACGGCGTGTTCATCGGCCAGTTCAACGGCGCGGCGGCGGGCCAGACGGTCCCGCACGTGCATTTCCACGTGATCCCGCGCTGGGAAGGTGTCGAGCTGCGGCTGCATGCGCGCGACATTGCCGACGCGGCCGCGCTCGAATCGGTCGCGCAGCGCATCCGCGAACGTTTCGTGTAA
- a CDS encoding lipocalin-like domain-containing protein, which produces MNHIHIVPTVLRLVLLGLVLQSGVALSQQSLDEQLAGAWTYVSVDTVRPDGSRTPMYGPHPHGLVIFDGHGHYALVNSRSDLPKYVSNDRMKGSAEEYRAVVQGSIAHFGTYVVNEADKTITFHIDASTFPNWNGVEQRRPFVLSGDELRWTTPAASGGGSGEVVLRRAK; this is translated from the coding sequence GTGAATCACATCCACATCGTCCCCACCGTTTTGCGACTGGTGCTTCTGGGACTCGTGCTTCAATCCGGCGTCGCGTTGAGCCAACAGTCACTGGACGAGCAACTGGCCGGCGCATGGACGTATGTCTCGGTCGATACTGTCCGCCCGGATGGCAGCCGCACACCAATGTACGGACCCCATCCCCACGGTCTGGTGATCTTTGACGGCCATGGGCACTACGCGCTGGTGAATTCGCGCAGCGACTTGCCCAAGTACGTATCCAACGATCGAATGAAGGGCAGTGCGGAGGAATATCGCGCCGTAGTGCAAGGCTCGATTGCCCACTTTGGTACATACGTCGTCAACGAAGCAGACAAAACCATCACCTTTCACATAGATGCGAGCACGTTCCCAAACTGGAATGGGGTCGAGCAGCGCAGACCGTTTGTCCTCTCGGGAGATGAGCTTAGATGGACGACGCCTGCAGCCTCCGGAGGCGGCTCGGGAGAGGTCGTGCTAAGGCGAGCCAAATAA
- a CDS encoding bifunctional allantoicase/(S)-ureidoglycine aminohydrolase, whose product MSKTTYYAPHGGHPPQTDLLTDRAMFTEAYAVIPKGVMRDIVTSWLPFWTNTRLWVIARPLSGFAETFSQYIVEVNPGGGSDKPEQDKNAEAVLFVVEGEAELTLQGNKHTLKPGGYAFIPPGADWTLHNVSDAAVRFHWVRKHYQAVDGIALPEAFVTNEQDVEPIPMPGTNGAWVTTRFVDMSDMRHDMHVNIVTFEPGGVIPFAETHVMEHGLYVLEGKAVYRLNQDWVEVEAGDFMWLRAFCPQACYSGGPGRFRYLLYKDVNRHMNLTLNPGR is encoded by the coding sequence ATGTCTAAGACAACGTATTACGCGCCGCATGGCGGCCACCCGCCGCAGACCGATCTGCTGACCGATCGCGCGATGTTCACCGAGGCGTACGCGGTCATTCCGAAGGGAGTGATGCGCGACATCGTCACGAGCTGGCTGCCGTTCTGGACCAACACGCGCCTGTGGGTGATCGCGCGTCCGCTGTCGGGTTTCGCCGAAACCTTCTCGCAGTACATCGTCGAAGTGAACCCGGGCGGCGGCAGCGACAAGCCCGAGCAGGACAAGAACGCCGAAGCCGTGCTGTTCGTCGTCGAAGGCGAGGCGGAGCTGACGTTGCAGGGCAACAAGCACACGCTGAAGCCGGGCGGCTACGCGTTCATTCCGCCGGGCGCGGACTGGACGCTGCACAACGTCAGCGATGCCGCCGTGCGTTTCCACTGGGTGCGCAAGCACTACCAGGCCGTCGACGGCATTGCGCTGCCCGAAGCGTTCGTGACCAACGAGCAGGACGTCGAGCCGATCCCGATGCCGGGCACCAACGGCGCATGGGTGACGACGCGCTTCGTCGACATGAGCGACATGCGTCACGACATGCACGTGAACATCGTGACGTTCGAGCCGGGCGGCGTGATTCCGTTCGCCGAGACGCACGTGATGGAGCACGGCCTGTACGTGCTCGAAGGCAAGGCCGTCTATCGCCTGAACCAGGACTGGGTGGAGGTGGAAGCGGGCGACTTCATGTGGCTGCGCGCGTTCTGCCCGCAGGCGTGCTATTCGGGTGGCCCTGGGCGTTTCCGATATCTGCTGTACAAGGATGTGAACCGTCACATGAACCTGACGCTGAATCCGGGGCGGTGA
- a CDS encoding DUF7660 family protein, whose protein sequence is MEHKQHKLKTEMATKLRDALEQVSDERSFVEFLAHLATDWFTEAEIEATTPSSPYSSGALGWENGSIGSFLEASCAWANASTKGLKYYTSSENPWRRAADILMAGKIYE, encoded by the coding sequence ATGGAACACAAACAACACAAGTTGAAAACCGAAATGGCGACGAAGCTAAGAGACGCACTGGAGCAAGTTTCCGATGAGCGCTCCTTCGTGGAATTTCTGGCGCATCTCGCGACCGACTGGTTCACTGAAGCAGAAATCGAAGCAACCACGCCTTCATCACCCTATTCCAGTGGTGCATTGGGCTGGGAAAATGGTTCCATCGGCTCCTTCCTGGAGGCCTCGTGCGCATGGGCAAATGCGTCCACGAAGGGATTGAAATATTACACATCGTCGGAAAATCCTTGGCGCCGCGCCGCTGACATTTTGATGGCAGGCAAGATCTACGAGTAA
- a CDS encoding alpha/beta fold hydrolase has protein sequence MIAEFAESAIPPEDVGSRAAFVQMARDTGSDMFARQSDATLTRSDRWSTLATSTIPTLLIWGKADRFVPVDVGLHIAKIMPHARFESLEGCGHFPTLERPSICTDISRRWLIEQVVDSHVQSIEVR, from the coding sequence GTGATCGCGGAGTTCGCCGAAAGCGCCATTCCCCCTGAAGATGTCGGGTCGAGAGCCGCGTTCGTTCAAATGGCTCGCGATACCGGATCGGACATGTTTGCGCGACAATCCGATGCGACGTTGACCCGCTCGGACCGGTGGTCGACGCTCGCAACGAGCACGATTCCAACACTTCTCATATGGGGCAAGGCAGACCGCTTCGTTCCGGTTGATGTCGGCCTTCATATTGCCAAGATAATGCCACATGCTCGATTCGAGTCGCTCGAAGGCTGCGGGCATTTTCCAACACTGGAGCGGCCATCGATCTGCACCGATATTTCACGACGCTGGCTCATCGAACAAGTTGTCGACAGCCACGTTCAGAGCATCGAAGTCAGATGA
- a CDS encoding aminoglycoside phosphotransferase family protein, whose protein sequence is MFDTYLRLWDLVPDGGPILTASGGVLPVVWHARPAMLKVATCDEERRGNALMTWWNGDGAARVLLHDSDAVLLERAQPAPTLAGLSAAGHDDDAIRIACAAVARLHAHRAPAPPALVPLHDWFYALLSHDTDDDVLRRSAATAHRLLAVQSTDEVVLHGDIHHGNVLHFGDRGWLAIDPKGLRGDRAFDYANLFCNPTHDIAVDPARFARRVMLVAEVTRIDRRRLLQWILAWAGLSAVWMMEDALPADTRVEVGRLAAAVLDR, encoded by the coding sequence ATGTTCGATACGTACCTGCGCCTGTGGGACCTCGTTCCTGACGGCGGCCCGATCCTGACCGCGAGCGGCGGCGTGCTGCCCGTCGTCTGGCACGCGCGGCCCGCGATGCTGAAAGTCGCCACGTGCGACGAAGAGCGCCGCGGCAATGCCCTGATGACCTGGTGGAACGGGGACGGTGCCGCACGCGTGTTGCTGCACGACAGCGACGCGGTGCTGCTCGAGCGCGCGCAGCCGGCGCCGACGCTCGCCGGCCTGTCCGCCGCGGGCCACGACGACGATGCGATCCGGATCGCGTGCGCTGCCGTCGCGCGGCTGCATGCGCATCGCGCCCCGGCGCCGCCCGCGCTCGTGCCGCTGCACGACTGGTTCTACGCGCTGCTGTCGCACGACACGGACGACGACGTGCTGCGCCGCTCAGCCGCGACGGCGCATCGGCTGCTGGCCGTGCAATCCACCGACGAAGTCGTGCTGCACGGCGACATCCATCACGGCAACGTGCTGCACTTCGGCGACCGCGGCTGGCTCGCGATCGACCCGAAGGGTTTGCGCGGCGATCGCGCGTTCGACTACGCGAACCTGTTCTGCAATCCCACGCACGATATTGCGGTCGATCCGGCGCGCTTCGCGCGGCGCGTCATGCTCGTCGCTGAAGTGACGCGGATCGACCGGCGCCGGCTGCTGCAATGGATCCTCGCATGGGCCGGTTTGTCGGCAGTCTGGATGATGGAAGATGCGCTGCCGGCGGATACGCGGGTGGAGGTCGGGAGGCTGGCGGCGGCTGTGCTCGACCGATAG
- a CDS encoding penicillin-binding protein 1A: MTDHTANPPPPPAPPPASPRRRAWRILAGALLGLTLACAGIGAWTIDRIWTQLPSIEHLADYRPALPLRIFSRDGELLAEYGVERREFVPLERIPPLMRHALLAAEDAKFYQHGAIDVGGLARATFANLVTGQPGQGGSTITMQVARNFYLTRDKVLSRKLAEILMAIKLERQYGKDKLLELYMNQIYLGERAYGFAAAANVYFGKPLDALSAGEAAVLAGLPKAPSAFNPVVNPARATARRNYVLGRMHALGELDDAAYRAAVDAPIALATTPPPGIIAAPYVAERARRMMVERFHDDAYTLGLDVTTTITMRDQRAAEAALDRTLSRQPRAKRDARNGLEGALVSLDAATGDMLALVGGADFNGNVFDHALQAYRQPGSSFKPFVYSAALEKGYFPGVLVDDTQRTLTHAETGARPWRPRNYGNRYEGFIPVRRGLVRSKNLVAVNLMQAADARYVQQHAVGFGFDAQRNPASLPLALGAGAVTPLELASAYGVFANGGRRMVPRLILSVKQRHGGALYDAPTPDGTRVVSARNAFVMDSMLRDVVRAGTARGALALRRDDAAGKTGTSNGSKDVWFAGYSSGIVAVAWLGYDPPRPMGRATGATLALPVWLDYMKTAVAGRTPVDATPPQDLALVDGDFVYAEYTRGTCTADVPPYIRSRFACGAAPESDATDAHDKRDEPMPAAVDAAERERVLDLFRTED; the protein is encoded by the coding sequence ATGACCGACCACACCGCCAACCCTCCGCCGCCACCGGCGCCGCCTCCTGCATCGCCGCGCCGCCGTGCATGGCGGATCCTCGCAGGCGCGCTGCTCGGCCTGACGCTCGCATGCGCGGGCATCGGCGCATGGACGATCGACCGCATCTGGACGCAATTGCCGTCCATCGAACATCTGGCCGACTACCGTCCCGCGTTGCCGCTGCGGATTTTCTCGCGTGACGGCGAGCTGCTGGCCGAGTACGGCGTCGAGCGCCGCGAGTTCGTGCCGCTCGAACGCATTCCGCCGCTGATGCGGCACGCGCTGCTCGCGGCCGAGGACGCGAAGTTCTATCAGCACGGCGCGATCGATGTCGGCGGCCTCGCGCGCGCGACGTTCGCGAACCTCGTGACGGGGCAGCCGGGGCAGGGCGGCAGCACGATCACGATGCAGGTCGCCCGCAACTTCTACCTGACGCGCGACAAGGTGCTGAGCCGCAAGCTCGCCGAGATCCTGATGGCGATCAAGCTCGAGCGCCAATACGGCAAGGACAAGCTGCTCGAGCTGTACATGAACCAGATCTATCTCGGCGAGCGCGCGTACGGTTTCGCGGCGGCCGCGAACGTCTATTTCGGCAAGCCGCTCGACGCGCTGAGCGCGGGCGAGGCGGCCGTCCTCGCCGGGCTGCCGAAGGCGCCGTCCGCGTTCAATCCGGTCGTCAACCCGGCACGCGCGACCGCGCGGCGCAACTACGTGCTCGGCCGCATGCATGCGCTCGGCGAGCTCGACGATGCGGCGTATCGCGCGGCCGTCGACGCGCCGATCGCGCTCGCGACCACGCCGCCGCCCGGCATCATCGCGGCGCCGTACGTCGCGGAGCGCGCGCGTCGGATGATGGTCGAGCGATTCCATGACGACGCCTACACGCTGGGCCTCGACGTGACGACGACGATTACGATGCGCGACCAGCGCGCGGCCGAAGCCGCGCTCGACCGCACGCTGAGCCGGCAGCCACGCGCGAAGCGCGATGCGCGCAACGGGCTCGAGGGCGCGCTCGTGTCGCTCGATGCGGCCACCGGCGACATGCTGGCGCTCGTCGGCGGCGCGGATTTCAACGGCAACGTGTTCGACCACGCATTGCAGGCGTATCGGCAGCCGGGTTCGAGCTTCAAGCCGTTCGTCTATTCGGCGGCGCTGGAGAAGGGCTATTTCCCCGGCGTGCTGGTCGACGATACGCAGCGCACGCTCACGCATGCGGAAACCGGCGCGCGGCCGTGGCGTCCGCGCAATTACGGCAACCGGTACGAGGGCTTCATCCCGGTGCGGCGTGGGCTCGTGCGCTCGAAGAACCTCGTCGCGGTCAACCTGATGCAGGCCGCCGACGCGCGCTACGTGCAGCAGCACGCGGTGGGCTTCGGTTTTGACGCGCAGCGCAATCCGGCGTCGCTGCCGCTCGCGCTCGGCGCGGGCGCCGTGACGCCGCTCGAACTCGCGAGCGCGTACGGCGTGTTCGCGAACGGCGGGAGGCGGATGGTGCCGCGGCTGATCCTGTCGGTGAAGCAGCGTCACGGCGGCGCGCTGTACGACGCGCCGACGCCGGACGGCACGCGCGTCGTGTCGGCGCGTAATGCGTTCGTGATGGACAGCATGTTGCGCGACGTCGTGCGGGCCGGCACTGCGCGCGGCGCGCTCGCGTTGCGCCGCGACGACGCGGCCGGCAAGACCGGCACGTCGAACGGCTCGAAGGACGTATGGTTCGCGGGCTATTCGTCGGGCATCGTCGCGGTCGCGTGGCTCGGCTACGACCCCCCGCGGCCGATGGGGCGCGCGACCGGCGCGACGCTCGCGCTGCCGGTCTGGCTCGACTACATGAAGACGGCGGTTGCCGGACGCACGCCGGTCGACGCAACGCCGCCGCAGGACCTCGCGCTCGTCGACGGCGATTTCGTGTACGCCGAATACACGCGCGGCACCTGCACCGCCGACGTGCCGCCGTACATCCGCAGCCGCTTCGCGTGCGGCGCCGCGCCGGAATCCGATGCGACGGACGCACACGACAAGCGCGACGAGCCGATGCCCGCGGCCGTCGATGCGGCCGAGCGCGAACGCGTGCTCGACCTGTTCCGTACCGAGGACTGA